In Pseudomonas fluorescens, the following are encoded in one genomic region:
- the fliG gene encoding flagellar motor switch protein FliG, with translation MSDNRAVAAKLSKVDKAAILLLSLGSTDAAQVLRHMGPKEVQRVGVAMAQMGNVHREQVEQVMSEFVDIVGDQTSLGVGSDDYVRKMLTQALGEDKANGLIDRILLGGNTSGLDSLKWMEPRAVADVIRYEHPQIQAIVVAYLDPDQAGEVLGNFDHKVRLDIILRVSSLNTVQPAALKELNQILEKQFSGNSNASRTTLGGIKRAADIMNFLDSSIEGQLMDSIREVDEDLSGQIEDLMFVFNNLADVDDRGIQALLREVSSDVLVLALKGSDEGVKEKIFKNMSKRAAELLRDDLEAKGPVRVSDVETAQKEILTIARRMAEAGEIVLGGKGGEEMI, from the coding sequence ATGAGTGATAACCGAGCCGTTGCCGCCAAACTGTCCAAGGTCGACAAAGCCGCAATCCTGTTGCTGTCCCTGGGCTCCACCGATGCTGCCCAGGTGCTGCGCCACATGGGCCCCAAAGAGGTTCAGCGCGTGGGCGTGGCCATGGCCCAGATGGGTAATGTGCACCGCGAGCAGGTCGAGCAGGTGATGAGCGAGTTCGTCGATATCGTCGGCGACCAGACCAGCCTGGGCGTCGGCTCCGACGACTATGTGCGCAAGATGCTCACCCAGGCCCTGGGCGAAGACAAGGCCAATGGCCTGATCGACCGCATCCTGCTCGGTGGCAACACCAGCGGCCTCGACAGCCTGAAGTGGATGGAGCCGCGCGCCGTCGCCGACGTGATCCGTTATGAGCACCCGCAGATCCAGGCGATCGTGGTGGCGTATCTCGATCCGGACCAGGCCGGTGAAGTGCTCGGCAACTTCGACCACAAGGTGCGGCTGGACATCATCCTGCGCGTGTCTTCGCTGAACACCGTTCAGCCAGCGGCCCTGAAAGAACTCAACCAGATTCTCGAGAAGCAGTTCTCCGGCAACTCGAATGCCTCGCGCACCACCCTGGGTGGCATCAAGCGCGCGGCGGACATCATGAACTTCCTCGACAGCTCGATCGAAGGCCAGCTCATGGACTCGATCCGCGAAGTCGACGAAGACCTGTCCGGTCAGATCGAAGACCTTATGTTCGTGTTCAACAACCTGGCCGATGTCGACGACCGCGGGATCCAGGCGCTGTTGCGCGAAGTGTCCTCCGATGTGCTGGTGCTGGCCCTCAAGGGATCGGACGAAGGCGTCAAGGAGAAGATCTTCAAGAACATGTCCAAGCGTGCGGCCGAACTGTTGCGCGACGACCTGGAAGCCAAGGGCCCGGTGCGCGTCAGCGACGTGGAAACCGCGCAGAAGGAAATCCTCACCATCGCCCGTCGTATGGCCGAAGCCGGAGAGATCGTGCTCGGCGGCAAGGGCGGCGAGGAAATGATCTAA
- the fliH gene encoding flagellar assembly protein FliH, which produces MAKNDVAPTDLIRARDVSGFDTWALPSFDPPEPEPEPTPEPEPPEMEEVPLEEVQPLTLEELESIRQEAYNEGFAVGEKEGFHSTTLKVRQEAEQALAPKLAGLEQLMTHLFEPIAEQDTQIEKSLVDLVQHITRQVIQRELAIDSTQIEHVMREALKLLPLGVGNVRLYINPQDFAQVKALRERHEETWRIVEDESLLPGGCRVETEHSRIDATVETRIAQVMDKLFDQLHEQTLHPAAPDVSLELPIDSKPATAPEADAPDAP; this is translated from the coding sequence ATGGCCAAGAATGATGTTGCACCCACTGACCTGATCCGGGCCAGGGATGTCAGTGGCTTCGATACCTGGGCGCTGCCCAGCTTCGACCCGCCGGAACCCGAGCCGGAACCAACGCCTGAACCCGAGCCGCCGGAAATGGAGGAAGTGCCGCTGGAGGAAGTCCAGCCACTGACCCTCGAAGAGCTCGAAAGCATTCGCCAGGAAGCCTACAACGAAGGTTTCGCGGTGGGTGAGAAAGAGGGTTTCCACAGCACCACGCTCAAGGTCCGCCAGGAAGCCGAACAGGCATTGGCGCCGAAGCTTGCCGGCCTGGAGCAACTGATGACCCATCTGTTCGAGCCCATCGCCGAGCAGGACACCCAGATCGAAAAGTCCCTGGTCGACCTCGTGCAACACATCACCAGACAGGTGATCCAGCGCGAACTGGCCATCGACTCGACGCAGATCGAACACGTCATGCGCGAGGCGCTCAAGCTGTTGCCACTGGGCGTGGGCAATGTGCGGTTGTACATCAATCCGCAGGATTTCGCACAGGTCAAAGCCCTGCGCGAACGCCATGAAGAAACCTGGCGCATCGTCGAGGACGAATCGTTGTTGCCTGGCGGTTGCCGGGTCGAGACGGAACACAGCCGCATCGACGCCACGGTGGAAACCCGCATCGCGCAGGTGATGGACAAGCTGTTCGACCAGTTGCACGAGCAAACCTTGCACCCGGCCGCGCCGGACGTGAGCCTGGAGCTGCCGATCGACAGCAAGCCTGCGACCGCGCCAGAAGCGGATGCACCTGATGCGCCTTGA
- the fliI gene encoding flagellar protein export ATPase FliI, giving the protein MRLERTSFAKRLGSYAEATELAGSPILEGRLLRMVGLTLEAEGLRAAMGSRCMVINDDSYHPVQVEAEVMGFSGSKVFLMPVGSVAGIAPGARVVPLSDTGRLPMGMSMLGRVLDGAGRALDGKGGMKAEDWVPMDGPTINPLKREPISEPLDVGIRCINGMLTVGRGQRLGLFAGTGVGKSVLLGMMTRFTEADIIVVGLIGERGREVKEFIEHILGEEGLKRSVVVASPADDAPLMRLRAAMYCTRIAEYFRDKGKNVLLLMDSLTRFAQAQREIALAIGEPPATKGYPPSVFAKLPKLVERAGNAEKGGGSITAFYTVLSEGDDQQDPIADSARGVLDGHIVLSRRLAEEGHYPAIDIEASISRVMPAVVSPEHMARAQYFKQLWSRYQQSRDLISVGAYVAGGDRETDLAISLQPQLVKYLRQGLNDSISLGESEAYLASIFAPAAGG; this is encoded by the coding sequence ATGCGCCTTGAACGCACCAGCTTCGCCAAGCGCCTGGGCAGTTACGCCGAGGCCACGGAGCTGGCCGGCTCACCGATCCTCGAGGGCCGCTTGCTGCGCATGGTCGGCCTGACCCTCGAAGCCGAAGGCCTGCGCGCCGCCATGGGCAGCCGTTGCATGGTGATCAACGACGACAGCTATCACCCGGTGCAGGTCGAAGCCGAAGTCATGGGCTTCTCCGGCAGCAAAGTCTTTCTGATGCCAGTCGGCAGCGTCGCCGGTATCGCCCCCGGCGCCCGCGTTGTTCCCTTGTCCGATACCGGGCGTTTGCCGATGGGCATGAGCATGCTCGGGCGGGTGCTGGATGGCGCCGGTCGCGCGCTGGACGGCAAGGGCGGGATGAAGGCCGAAGACTGGGTGCCAATGGATGGCCCGACCATCAACCCGCTCAAGCGCGAACCGATCAGTGAACCGCTGGACGTGGGTATTCGCTGCATCAACGGCATGTTGACGGTCGGTCGCGGTCAACGGCTCGGGCTGTTCGCCGGTACTGGCGTCGGTAAATCCGTGCTGTTGGGCATGATGACGCGCTTCACCGAGGCCGACATCATCGTCGTCGGGCTGATCGGTGAGCGGGGTCGCGAAGTTAAAGAGTTCATCGAGCACATCCTCGGTGAAGAAGGGCTCAAGCGTTCAGTGGTGGTGGCGTCCCCGGCGGACGATGCGCCGCTGATGCGACTGCGCGCGGCCATGTATTGCACGCGCATCGCCGAATATTTTCGCGACAAGGGCAAGAACGTCCTGTTGCTCATGGATTCGCTGACCCGTTTCGCCCAGGCCCAGCGGGAAATCGCCCTGGCCATCGGCGAGCCGCCGGCGACCAAGGGCTATCCGCCGTCGGTGTTCGCCAAGCTGCCGAAACTGGTGGAACGGGCCGGCAACGCGGAGAAGGGCGGTGGTTCGATCACCGCGTTCTACACCGTGCTGTCCGAAGGCGACGACCAGCAGGACCCGATTGCCGACTCGGCGCGGGGCGTGCTCGACGGACACATCGTGCTGTCCCGGCGTCTGGCCGAGGAAGGGCATTACCCGGCCATCGACATCGAGGCGTCCATCAGCCGGGTGATGCCGGCGGTGGTGTCGCCGGAACACATGGCCCGTGCGCAATATTTCAAGCAATTGTGGTCGCGCTATCAGCAGAGTCGCGACCTGATCAGCGTCGGCGCCTATGTCGCCGGCGGCGATCGCGAGACCGACCTGGCGATTTCCCTGCAACCGCAACTGGTCAAATACCTGCGGCAGGGCCTCAACGACAGCATCAGCCTGGGTGAAAGCGAGGCATATCTCGCTTCGATCTTCGCGCCCGCGGCAGGCGGTTAA
- the fliJ gene encoding flagellar export protein FliJ, whose amino-acid sequence MALSRAGRLAPVVEMAEKAEKTAVQRLGHFQGQVRLAQSKLADLEAFRLDYQEQWIVRGSGGVSGQWLLGYQGFLAQLGTAIDQQRQSLAWHQNNLNKARDTWQQAFARVEGLRKLVQRYADEARALEDRREQKLLDELSQRLPRENPY is encoded by the coding sequence ATGGCCCTGAGTCGGGCAGGAAGGCTGGCGCCGGTGGTGGAAATGGCCGAAAAGGCCGAGAAAACCGCGGTCCAGCGCCTGGGGCACTTTCAAGGGCAGGTTCGCCTGGCACAAAGCAAACTCGCCGACCTCGAAGCCTTCCGTCTCGACTATCAGGAGCAATGGATCGTGCGCGGCAGCGGCGGCGTCTCGGGTCAATGGTTGCTGGGCTATCAGGGCTTTCTCGCGCAACTGGGCACGGCCATCGACCAGCAGCGACAAAGCCTGGCCTGGCATCAGAACAACCTGAACAAGGCCCGGGACACCTGGCAGCAGGCGTTTGCCCGGGTCGAAGGTTTGCGCAAGCTGGTTCAGCGCTATGCCGATGAAGCGCGGGCGCTTGAGGACCGGCGCGAACAGAAACTGCTGGATGAATTGTCCCAGCGTTTGCCGCGCGAGAACCCCTATTGA
- a CDS encoding STAS domain-containing protein → MSVVTEVSPDGQKLTISVKGRFDFAKHQEFRQSYEDKQLSAVVVDLKDATYLDSSALGMLLLLRDHAGGDNSDVRVVNSSIDVRKILAISNFDKLFDIS, encoded by the coding sequence ATGTCAGTCGTTACCGAAGTGTCCCCTGATGGGCAAAAGTTGACGATATCGGTCAAAGGACGATTCGATTTCGCCAAGCATCAGGAATTTCGTCAGTCCTACGAAGATAAACAGCTATCGGCAGTTGTGGTCGACCTGAAAGACGCCACATACCTCGACAGCTCGGCCCTGGGCATGCTGCTTTTGCTGCGCGATCACGCCGGTGGCGACAACTCCGATGTGCGCGTCGTCAACAGCAGTATCGACGTGCGCAAAATCCTCGCCATCTCCAACTTCGACAAATTGTTCGACATCAGTTGA
- a CDS encoding fused response regulator/phosphatase, which produces MQPLEPLTILIAEDSAADRLLLSSILRRLGHDVLTAANGAEAVDTFRQQQPHLVLMDAMMPVMDGFEAARQIKALAGETLVPIIFLTSLSENEALARCLEVGGDDFLAKPYNQVILAAKIKAMDRLRRLQDTVLQQRDQIARHHDYLLNEQRVAKAVFDKVAHSGCLNAAANIRYLQSPYALFNGDLLLAAFTPAGDMHVLLGDFTGHGLPAAVGAMPLAEVFYGMTAKGYGVAETLREMNAKLKRILPVDMFCCATLLCLSFQRRSVEVWNGGMPDGYLHRVASGERTPLPARHLPLGVLSPESFDERTEVFPMALGDRVFLLSDGVIDTCDANDQLFGVQRLQQVFAANRQPDALFEEIEQALRQFGAEARDDVSMVEISLLESAQITAPVLVYSDSGQSCPLDWSVSFEFRAATLKRFNPLPYLLQLLLEVHGLRAQSSALYSVLAELYSNALEHGVLGLDSSLKRDASGFARYYQERNTRLDELQEGYVRLHFKVAPTSDGGCLTIHIEDSGKGFDVERVMARPVDDIRLSGRGVSLIRQLGRNARWIDDGRSARVEFVWEALA; this is translated from the coding sequence ATGCAGCCACTGGAGCCGCTGACGATCCTGATTGCCGAGGACAGCGCCGCCGATCGCCTGCTGCTGTCGAGCATCCTGCGCCGCCTGGGGCACGACGTGCTGACGGCGGCCAACGGCGCCGAAGCGGTCGACACGTTTCGCCAGCAACAACCGCACCTGGTGTTGATGGATGCGATGATGCCGGTCATGGACGGCTTCGAGGCGGCCCGGCAAATCAAGGCCTTGGCCGGGGAAACCCTGGTGCCGATCATCTTCCTCACGTCGTTGTCCGAAAACGAAGCCCTGGCCCGCTGCCTGGAAGTCGGCGGTGACGACTTTCTGGCAAAGCCGTACAACCAGGTGATTCTCGCTGCCAAGATCAAGGCGATGGATCGCTTGCGGCGCTTGCAGGACACCGTACTGCAACAGCGTGACCAGATCGCCCGGCACCACGACTACCTGCTCAACGAACAGCGCGTGGCCAAGGCCGTTTTCGACAAGGTGGCGCACTCCGGCTGCCTGAATGCCGCTGCGAATATCCGTTATCTGCAATCGCCCTATGCGCTGTTCAACGGCGACCTGTTGCTGGCCGCGTTCACCCCGGCCGGAGACATGCACGTGCTGCTGGGCGACTTCACCGGCCACGGTCTGCCGGCGGCGGTGGGCGCCATGCCTCTTGCCGAAGTCTTCTACGGGATGACCGCCAAAGGCTACGGCGTGGCGGAAACCCTGCGCGAGATGAATGCCAAGCTCAAGCGCATCCTGCCGGTGGACATGTTCTGCTGTGCCACGTTGCTGTGCCTGAGTTTTCAGCGTCGTTCGGTGGAAGTCTGGAACGGCGGAATGCCGGACGGTTACCTGCATCGCGTTGCCAGTGGCGAGCGAACGCCTCTGCCGGCGCGGCACCTGCCTTTGGGGGTGCTGAGCCCGGAATCCTTCGATGAGCGTACCGAGGTGTTTCCCATGGCGCTCGGGGATCGGGTGTTTCTCCTGTCCGATGGGGTGATCGACACCTGCGACGCCAACGATCAGTTGTTTGGCGTGCAGCGATTGCAGCAGGTGTTTGCCGCCAATCGCCAGCCAGATGCGCTGTTCGAAGAGATCGAGCAGGCGCTGCGACAGTTTGGCGCAGAAGCGCGTGACGATGTCAGCATGGTCGAAATCAGCCTGCTGGAGTCGGCGCAGATCACTGCGCCGGTGTTGGTCTACTCCGACAGCGGCCAGTCCTGCCCGCTGGACTGGTCGGTGAGTTTCGAGTTTCGCGCCGCCACGCTCAAGCGCTTCAATCCCTTACCCTATCTGTTGCAGTTGCTGCTTGAGGTGCATGGCCTCCGGGCTCAGAGCAGTGCGCTCTACAGTGTGCTGGCGGAGCTCTATTCCAATGCGCTGGAGCACGGCGTGCTGGGGCTGGATTCGAGCCTCAAACGCGATGCCTCGGGGTTTGCGCGGTATTATCAAGAGCGCAATACCCGGCTGGACGAGCTTCAGGAAGGCTATGTACGGTTACATTTCAAGGTGGCGCCAACAAGTGACGGCGGTTGCCTGACCATTCACATCGAAGACAGCGGCAAGGGTTTCGATGTCGAGCGGGTGATGGCAAGACCTGTGGATGACATCCGCCTGTCGGGACGTGGCGTCAGTCTGATCCGTCAGTTGGGGCGTAATGCCCGCTGGATCGACGATGGTCGAAGTGCACGCGTGGAGTTTGTCTGGGAGGCTCTGGCATAA
- a CDS encoding Hpt domain-containing protein produces the protein MDDTHVDRDVLSALQEVMEEGYPDLLDIFLADSEERLQVLRTADSTALLVETAHSFKGSSSNMGARRLTELCHQLEQQARSLPCTAIAELVGEIDREFAAIRPLYEAERQHCPTKI, from the coding sequence GTGGACGACACACATGTGGATCGCGACGTGCTGAGTGCATTGCAGGAAGTGATGGAAGAGGGCTATCCGGATCTGCTGGATATCTTTCTTGCGGACTCCGAAGAGCGCCTGCAAGTATTGAGAACAGCTGACAGTACCGCACTGCTCGTTGAAACCGCCCATAGTTTCAAAGGCAGCAGCAGCAATATGGGCGCGCGCAGGCTGACCGAGCTCTGCCATCAACTTGAGCAGCAGGCCAGAAGTTTGCCATGCACCGCCATTGCGGAACTGGTCGGCGAAATCGATCGCGAGTTCGCCGCGATCCGGCCTCTGTACGAAGCTGAACGACAGCATTGCCCGACGAAAATCTGA
- a CDS encoding flagellar hook-length control protein FliK, producing MPVTPNVLLQASRQAKTQAACANPPAQTAEPGDKAASFAHVYANQAQSKPDALADASVKPGREKSSDVAGKEDTGDDKPAAGEPVVADGGKSLPADTPMQADDKTVGDEASVADPAPVVDAAPLDPAIDPSLQPVLQPVVPAPVAPAVADTVQPAVEAPVAAAATVTAAIAPALATTDGDFDPSTDPLDALPAVRLAMEQSGHVSASSQAQPKAAPTQVQAQADGELTPAQNFAAGTATLLDVQGDKSSTGQGDDKAFSGLIDDGLKDLKSASSDTRVDDFANRLAALTQAATPKTANALPVNQPIAMHQSGWTEEVVNRVMYLSSANLKAADIQLQPAELGRLDIRVSMVPDQQTQVTFMSAHPGVREALDGQVHRLRDMFAQQGMGQVDVNVSDQSRGSQQGQEQARQNQSGRTSAIGGRLDSMDDDITSSVAEVAANTTSVIGSSVVDYYA from the coding sequence ATGCCCGTTACCCCCAATGTTCTGCTTCAGGCCTCCAGACAGGCCAAGACTCAGGCCGCCTGCGCCAATCCTCCGGCGCAGACCGCTGAGCCCGGGGACAAGGCCGCAAGCTTCGCTCATGTCTATGCCAATCAGGCCCAGAGCAAGCCCGATGCGTTGGCGGATGCCTCGGTCAAGCCGGGGCGCGAAAAAAGCTCCGATGTCGCCGGAAAAGAAGACACTGGCGACGACAAACCTGCCGCCGGGGAACCGGTGGTTGCCGATGGCGGCAAATCCTTGCCTGCCGACACACCGATGCAGGCTGACGACAAGACTGTCGGTGATGAAGCGTCAGTTGCCGATCCGGCTCCGGTCGTCGATGCCGCACCGCTCGATCCGGCGATTGATCCTTCATTGCAGCCAGTCCTTCAGCCAGTCGTGCCGGCACCGGTAGCACCCGCCGTGGCCGACACCGTGCAACCTGCCGTTGAAGCGCCAGTTGCCGCCGCGGCTACGGTTACGGCTGCAATCGCTCCAGCGCTGGCCACTACCGACGGCGATTTCGATCCCTCGACCGATCCGCTCGATGCATTGCCGGCGGTGCGCCTGGCGATGGAGCAGAGCGGTCACGTATCGGCTTCCAGCCAGGCGCAGCCCAAGGCTGCACCGACACAGGTGCAAGCCCAGGCCGACGGTGAGCTGACACCGGCGCAAAACTTTGCCGCCGGCACGGCGACCCTGCTGGATGTTCAGGGCGACAAGAGCAGCACCGGTCAGGGCGACGACAAGGCTTTCAGTGGCTTGATCGATGACGGCCTGAAGGATCTCAAGTCCGCCAGCAGCGACACCCGTGTCGATGATTTCGCCAACCGTCTGGCAGCGCTGACACAGGCGGCCACACCGAAGACCGCCAATGCCTTGCCGGTGAACCAGCCGATTGCCATGCACCAGAGCGGCTGGACCGAAGAGGTGGTGAACCGGGTCATGTACCTGTCCAGCGCCAATCTCAAGGCCGCGGACATCCAGTTGCAGCCCGCTGAGCTGGGGCGCCTGGACATTCGGGTGAGCATGGTTCCCGATCAACAGACCCAGGTCACGTTCATGAGTGCGCATCCGGGTGTCCGTGAGGCGCTGGATGGCCAGGTCCATCGCTTGCGCGACATGTTCGCGCAGCAGGGCATGGGGCAGGTCGATGTCAACGTTTCGGACCAGTCCCGTGGTTCGCAGCAAGGGCAGGAACAAGCCCGGCAAAACCAGAGCGGGCGGACCAGTGCCATCGGCGGTCGCCTCGATTCAATGGATGACGACATCACCTCGAGCGTCGCTGAAGTAGCGGCCAATACCACCAGCGTGATCGGCTCCAGCGTGGTCGATTACTACGCCTGA
- the fliL gene encoding flagellar basal body-associated protein FliL, which yields MAKSDAAVKDPATKGKLKLIIVIVVALLLAIGVSVGATWYFMHSAQSKPAVDVAQTAPVGKQPAIFEPMAPAFVANFNQNGRQRYMQVSITMLARNQADLDALKVHMPVIRNNLVMLFSGQDFATLASPVGQEMLRQKATASVQEVAQKELGKVVIEQLLFTNFVLQ from the coding sequence ATGGCGAAGAGCGACGCAGCAGTAAAAGACCCCGCAACCAAAGGCAAACTCAAGCTGATTATCGTGATCGTGGTGGCCCTGCTGCTGGCGATCGGTGTGTCCGTGGGGGCGACCTGGTACTTCATGCACAGCGCTCAGAGCAAGCCTGCCGTCGACGTGGCACAAACCGCTCCCGTCGGCAAGCAGCCGGCGATTTTCGAGCCGATGGCGCCGGCTTTCGTGGCCAATTTCAACCAGAACGGTCGCCAGCGCTACATGCAAGTGAGCATCACCATGCTCGCGCGCAATCAGGCGGATCTGGATGCACTCAAGGTCCACATGCCGGTGATCCGCAATAACTTGGTGATGCTGTTCTCCGGGCAGGACTTCGCGACCCTCGCCTCGCCGGTCGGCCAGGAAATGCTGCGGCAGAAAGCCACCGCCAGCGTCCAGGAAGTGGCGCAGAAAGAGCTCGGCAAAGTGGTGATCGAACAGTTGCTTTTCACTAATTTCGTACTGCAGTAG
- the fliM gene encoding flagellar motor switch protein FliM translates to MAVQDLLSQDEIDALLHGVDDGLVQTENAAEPGTVKSYDLTSQDRIVRGRMPTLEMINERFARYTRISMFNMLRRSADVAVGGVQVMKFGEYVHSLYVPTSLNLVKIKPLRGTALFILDAKLVFKLVDNFFGGDGRHAKIEGREFTPTELRVVRMVLEQAFVDLKEAWQAIMEVNFEYINSEVNPAMANIVGPSEAIVVSTFHIELDGGGGDLHVTMPYSMIEPVREMLDAGFQSDLDDQDERWVNALRQDVLDVDVPIGATVARRQLRLRDILHMQPGDVIPVEMPEEMIMRANGVPAFKVKMGSHKGNLALQVIEPIERR, encoded by the coding sequence ATGGCCGTGCAGGACCTGCTGTCCCAGGATGAGATCGACGCGCTGTTGCATGGCGTCGACGATGGTCTGGTACAGACCGAAAACGCTGCCGAACCCGGCACCGTCAAAAGCTATGACCTGACCAGCCAGGATCGCATCGTCCGCGGACGCATGCCGACCCTGGAAATGATCAACGAGCGTTTCGCCCGCTATACCCGCATCAGCATGTTCAACATGCTGCGTCGCTCGGCGGACGTGGCGGTCGGCGGCGTGCAGGTGATGAAGTTCGGCGAATACGTGCACTCGCTGTACGTGCCGACCAGTCTCAACCTGGTCAAGATCAAACCCCTGCGCGGCACCGCGCTGTTCATCCTCGACGCCAAGCTGGTGTTCAAGCTGGTGGACAACTTCTTCGGCGGTGACGGCCGTCACGCCAAGATCGAAGGCCGTGAATTCACCCCGACCGAACTGCGTGTGGTGCGCATGGTGCTGGAGCAGGCCTTCGTCGATCTGAAGGAAGCCTGGCAGGCGATCATGGAAGTCAACTTCGAGTACATCAACTCGGAAGTGAACCCGGCCATGGCCAACATCGTCGGCCCGAGCGAAGCCATTGTGGTGTCGACCTTCCACATCGAACTCGATGGCGGTGGCGGCGACCTGCACGTGACCATGCCGTACTCGATGATCGAGCCTGTGCGCGAAATGCTCGACGCCGGCTTCCAGTCGGACCTCGATGACCAGGACGAGCGCTGGGTCAACGCCCTGCGCCAGGACGTGCTGGATGTCGACGTGCCGATCGGGGCCACAGTGGCTCGTCGTCAGTTGCGCCTGCGCGACATCCTGCACATGCAGCCGGGGGATGTGATCCCGGTCGAGATGCCGGAAGAAATGATCATGCGCGCCAACGGCGTGCCGGCCTTCAAGGTCAAGATGGGCTCGCACAAGGGCAACCTGGCGTTGCAAGTGATCGAGCCGATCGAGCGCCGTTGA
- the fliN gene encoding flagellar motor switch protein FliN, whose product MNTQDDQALADEWAAALEETGDAGQADIDALLAADSGSSASNRLPMEEFGSVPKNNEPVSLEGPNLDVILDIPVSISMEVGSTDINIRNLLQLNQGSVIELDRLAGEPLDVLVNGTLIAHGEVVVVNEKFGIRLTDVISPSERIKKLR is encoded by the coding sequence ATGAACACGCAGGACGATCAGGCACTGGCCGATGAATGGGCTGCGGCCCTGGAAGAAACCGGTGATGCCGGGCAGGCTGACATCGACGCTTTGCTGGCCGCCGATTCCGGCAGTTCCGCGTCTAACCGTTTGCCAATGGAAGAGTTCGGCAGCGTGCCGAAAAACAACGAGCCGGTCAGCCTCGAAGGCCCGAACCTGGACGTGATCCTTGATATCCCGGTGTCGATTTCCATGGAAGTGGGCAGCACCGACATCAACATCCGCAACTTGCTGCAACTGAACCAGGGTTCGGTGATCGAGCTTGATCGCCTGGCCGGCGAGCCGCTGGACGTGCTGGTCAATGGCACGCTCATCGCCCACGGCGAAGTGGTGGTGGTCAACGAGAAGTTCGGCATCCGCCTGACGGACGTGATCAGCCCAAGCGAACGCATCAAGAAGCTGCGCTGA
- the fliO gene encoding flagellar biosynthetic protein FliO: protein MKKVLGFVLAMPFSVLAAEPVATAATAATAAAPAVSSGVAGQLTQLVFGLLLVLGLIFLLAWLLRRVQQAGPAGKGQVIEIVGSRALGPRDRLMLVQVGNEQILLGLSPGNIAALHVLKEPVQVPSTEKPTPEFAQRLLEMLGKDQKDKK, encoded by the coding sequence GTGAAGAAGGTTCTCGGGTTTGTGTTGGCAATGCCGTTCAGCGTGCTGGCGGCTGAGCCTGTCGCCACGGCGGCCACGGCGGCCACGGCTGCTGCGCCGGCGGTGAGCAGCGGTGTGGCCGGTCAGCTGACGCAACTGGTGTTCGGTTTGCTGTTGGTGCTGGGGCTGATCTTCCTTCTCGCCTGGTTGTTGCGTCGGGTCCAGCAGGCCGGTCCGGCCGGCAAGGGGCAGGTGATCGAGATTGTCGGCTCCCGCGCGCTGGGGCCTCGCGACCGCCTGATGCTGGTGCAGGTCGGCAACGAGCAGATCCTGTTGGGCCTGAGCCCCGGCAACATTGCTGCGCTGCACGTTCTCAAGGAGCCGGTGCAAGTGCCGAGTACTGAGAAACCGACGCCGGAGTTTGCCCAGCGCCTGCTGGAGATGCTGGGTAAAGATCAAAAGGATAAGAAGTAA